In a single window of the Bufo bufo chromosome 5, aBufBuf1.1, whole genome shotgun sequence genome:
- the LOC121000770 gene encoding zinc finger protein 160-like, with the protein MDQSEKRSAVGHFMKTRAVMSRETHLKLPTKPGNPGKSPARRMRRPRTRKTSTRQRTRSTPSLLPKTRKSVKKTCCPQCGKSFQYISALKTHLRVHGGDEPDKRNLCDKTFNHKSELLVRRRRNSRSSARGAENILPPASRGSVLKSSRRKKTVSRESARSKRKARKVKRKSASKTARSKSNRANEEAEKQKPLKCNFCEKRFNSQSILEAHHRIHTGKLPYPCPLCDESFAKASLLAAHSSKHKERKPYQCDQCDKNFNDQTLFLTHKKTHEEETLHECSECSSAFPSHSSLLAHEQSHLKPKPYKCRHCEKSFNAESLLATHEGVHTGNRPYKCNQCSESYYLKSQLEAHQASHSVDKPYPCSQCERSFNKKQTLLAHIRVHNLHNMLRLKTHRQ; encoded by the coding sequence CGAGAAGAGGTCTGCAGTCGGTCACTTCATGAAGACCCGAGCTGTTATGTCACGGGAGACTCATCTTAAGTTACCCACAAAGCCCGGAAATCCAGGAAAATCCCCCGCCAGAAGGATGAGGAGACCCAGAACTAGAAAGACCTCCACCAGACAAAGAACCAGGTCAACCCCATCTCTTCTCCCCAAAACACGGAAAAGCGTAAAAAAAACGTGTTGCCCGCAGTGCGGGAAATCTTTCCAATACATCTCGGCTCTGAAAACTCACCTCAGGGTCCACGGCGGAGACGAGCCCGATAAGCGGAACCTCTGTGACAAGACCTTTAATCACAAGTCAGAGTTGCTCGTGCGCAGACGGAGAAATTCCCGATCCTCCGCGCGGGGTGCAGAGAATATTCTTCCGCCGGCTTCCAGAGGCTCCGTTCTGAAATCAAGCAGAAGGAAGAAAACGGTCTCGAGAGAGAGTGCACGTAGCAAGAGGAAAGCCAGGAAGGTAAAGAGAAAGTCGGCCTCGAAAACGGCGAGGTCTAAATCCAATAGGGCAAACGAGGAAGCTGAGAAGCAGAAGCCGCTGAAGTGTAATTTCTGTGAGAAAAGGTTCAACAGCCAGTCCATCCTGGAAGCCCATCACCGAATCCACACCGGCAAGCTGCCCTACCCTTGTCCGCTGTGTGACGAGAGTTTCGCCAAGGCGTCGCTGcttgctgcgcacagcagcaagcACAAGGAACGCAAACCTTACCAGTGTGACCAATGCGACAAAAACTTTAACGACCAGACACTTTTCTTGACTCACAAGAAGACACACGAGGAAGAGACCCTTCACGAGTGCAGCGAGTGCAGCAGCGCCTTCCCCAGCCATAGCAGCCTTCTGGCGCACGAGCAAAGCCATCTAAAACCCAAGCCATACAAGTGTCGGCACTGTGAGAAGAGCTTCAACGCTGAGTCCCTGCTCGCCACTCACGAGGGGGTGCACACAGGCAACCGGCCCTACAAGTGCAACCAGTGCAGCGAGAGCTACTACCTGAAATCCCAGTTGGAGGCCCACCAGGCCTCGCACTCCGTCGACAAACCCTATCCGTGCAGCCAGTGCGAGAGGAGCTTCAATAAGAAACAGACTCTCCTGGCGCACATCCGAGTTCACAATCTGCACAACATGCTGAGGCTGAAAACTCATAGGCAGTGA